A portion of the Carya illinoinensis cultivar Pawnee chromosome 11, C.illinoinensisPawnee_v1, whole genome shotgun sequence genome contains these proteins:
- the LOC122282706 gene encoding WAT1-related protein At5g47470-like, with amino-acid sequence MMRKEMFEALGIIGGLIGVQFVYAGNSELLSYLMSMGLNPLTVVIFSAFATFLILSPISIYFERRKWPKKLSLKLITQLLLISFAGVTLFLSLFLKGIKLTSPAIATAMPNLSPGFIFVIAWTFRMEKVKLGCLYSKVKIIGTLLCVVGALTMSIMHSTGAAAKDARISSPSPDIALDKDKIIGCLYLIAAVFALSSSVVLQATTLIDFPAPMSLCAITSLIGVVLTAAVQLIQDHKIELGWPLLSVRDLIGFSLLGGFVTGVCVSFSGWAMKKRGPVFVSTFSPIGTAFSVILSVATTGDTVNIGSLAGMFLMFIGLYFVLWAKGKEGYHREDRMT; translated from the exons ATGATGAGGAAGGAAATGTTTGAAGCTTTGGGAATAATAGGGGGTTTGATAGGGGTGCAGTTTGTGTACGCAGGGAACTCGGAGTTGCTAAGTTATCTTATGTCTATGGGCCTCAATCCTCTCACCGTTGTTATTTTCTCTGCCTTTGCTACCTTCCTCATCCTCTCTCCCATTTCCATCTATTTTgaaag GAGAAAGTGGCCCAAGAAACTCAGCTTGAAATTGATAACTCAGCTGCTTTTGATCTCTTTTGCAGG GGTGACCTTATTCCTGAGCCTTTTCCTAAAAGGGATCAAGCTAACTTCACCAGCAATAGCTACAGCCATGCCAAACCTTTCTCCTGGCTTTATCTTTGTCATTGCTTGGACTTTCAG AATGGAGAAGGTGAAACTGGGTTGCTTGTACAGCAAAGTGAAGATAATAGGCACGTTGCTCTGCGTTGTAGGTGCTCTCACAATGAGCATAATGCACAGTACTGGGGCTGCTGCAAAAGATGCCCGAATTTCATCTCCCTCACCTGATATTGCCTTGGACAAAGACAAGATCATCGGCTGCCTCTACCTCATTGCTGCAGTTTTTGCTTTGTCCAGCAGTGTTGTTTTGCAG GCAACAAcattgattgattttcctgcacCAATGTCGTTGTGTGCAATAACATCCTTGATCGGCGTGGTTTTGACTGCAGCTGTCCaactaattcaagatcacaaaATTGAATTGGGTTGGCCGCTCCTGAGCGTCCGAGACTTGATTGGATTTTCACTGCTG GGAGGATTTGTGACTGGAGTATGTGTAAGCTTCAGCGGATGGGCAATGAAGAAAAGAGGACCAGTCTTTGTTTCCACCTTCAGCCCCATTGGTACAGCCTTCTCGGTTATTCTCTCAGTGGCCACCACCGGAGACACCGTTAACATTGGAAG CCTTGCTGGCATGTTCCTCATGTTCATTGGCCTCTACTTTGTGCTGTGGGCAAAAGGGAAAGAAGGTTACCACCGTGAAGATAGGATGACATAG
- the LOC122282323 gene encoding uncharacterized protein LOC122282323, with amino-acid sequence MSDLNVTDTKMEANLSASKKVAYVTFNLTGETKRWWISERTIREAKGTEIVSWAHFKQVFLERFFPSSVRDDKAMEFATLKQELKLEQILIVSDYPKVFLEDLPGLLPEREVEFAIDLVPGIAPLSKAPYRMALSELAELKKQLQDLFDKGFC; translated from the exons ATGTCGGATTTGAATGTGACCGATACTAAAATGGAAGCAAACCTGAGTGCTTCTAAG AAGGTGGCTTACGTCACCTTCAACCTGACTGGAGAGACGAAAAGATGGTGGATTTCTGAAAGAACTATTAGAGAAGCTAAAGGGACAGAAATAGTCAGTTGGGCACATTTCAAGCAGGTTTTTCTAGAGCGCTTCTTCCCAAGCTCGGTTAGAGATGACAAGGCTATGGAATTTGCCACTTTG aagcaggagtTGAAGTTAGAGCAGATACTTATTGTAAGTGATTATCCAAAGGTTTTCCTAGAAGATTTACCTGGACTATTGCCTGAGCGGGAGGTAGAGTTTGCTATTGATTTAGTACCAGGCATTGCACCCCTATCGAAAGCGCCTTACCGGATGGCACTGTCTGAATTAGCGGAACTCAAGAAGCAATTGCAAGATTTATTTGACAAGGGTTTTTGTTAG